One window of the Sulfurospirillum oryzae genome contains the following:
- a CDS encoding methyltransferase domain-containing protein: MNNNYYEQEELWNRDLTSQETERIDIVKKFIPNDVKTVLDAGCGNGAISNYLDGFDITAIDRSHEALKYVKNKSVEGSLDSLPFEDDSFDLIICSDVLEHLTDEIYKKTIKEFKRVSKKYILIISPNDEDLEANQSKCSKCGTVFHMNWHISSISLNKIMNDFRDDYTPVYYSFFGNKWVSEPEIKYTLARTTNRGYKKWENAVCPMCNTKQRNSQENTKDIDIECNRFLNGFYNYSTEFIVLLSTMENKKEIFDFDNIEENTLLSQKEICQLHFVNRQSILSKYDIFTKKHTEFYPQYAYILDENFTNEPNRRLICFPYLIKDSQKIYFAFQDNLNAKISVNIYDLEKYFINIGTIELSNDHNKKIQFFEISNDLIPANEGLIFELITDNIHAFENFVFDKIYIDENFGDLVLSKEKNTEFFTSQYLTYTYDYRKKDSSFLVLDKDVLVYDGKNRCFFMNLSDSFEFFCVSKNTREELETIKEELVKQRNTSREELETIKEELVKQRNTLKQDLNHEIEALHEQLKKINQEMYQLKVGVYTISNSHESFVKRVKSPLRYLFGRLKNKFLPTTNIKKSNKDKSKHLVVITPDVKIDRRTVQMCQSLIKTYGIRCTIIAALEGKDDFVTDKLKVKRIDPYKTEKYILKPDDWTDGTTLNLKDFYWLHLHYLNMALNEEADYIMCCDLPVLPAAVYASKIKNVPLIYDAHELYPEQAIFSEKKRESYTQVESHFIKYPHLVITVNESIAIEMRKRYGINKPEVILNALDASSTFDKNKKYDYFREKLPIRKEQKIVLFQGGYSPNRNLELFVKSAKYIKDNSIVLVLMGFGNFEQVLENIAKEDKTINEKVFFFPAVDQSVLLEYSASADVGIIPYPHIDLNSFYCTPNKLFEFIQAGLPIIANDSPELNKFVQTYNIGHSYKINDEKDIARMIDSYFEENKDYKQNLLTARNEICWTTEEKKFIALFKEIL; the protein is encoded by the coding sequence ATGAATAATAATTATTACGAACAAGAAGAGTTGTGGAATAGAGACTTGACTTCTCAAGAAACAGAGAGAATTGATATAGTCAAAAAATTTATACCAAATGATGTAAAAACTGTACTTGATGCTGGATGTGGAAATGGTGCTATATCAAACTATTTAGACGGTTTTGATATTACAGCGATAGACAGAAGTCATGAAGCTCTCAAATATGTAAAAAATAAATCAGTTGAGGGTAGTCTAGATAGCTTGCCTTTTGAAGATGATAGTTTTGATTTGATTATATGTAGTGATGTATTAGAACATTTAACTGATGAAATTTATAAAAAAACTATCAAAGAATTTAAAAGAGTATCAAAAAAATATATCTTGATAATATCTCCAAACGATGAAGATTTAGAAGCAAATCAGTCAAAATGCAGTAAATGTGGAACTGTATTTCATATGAATTGGCATATTAGTTCTATTTCACTTAACAAAATAATGAATGACTTTAGAGATGATTATACCCCTGTTTATTATAGTTTTTTTGGTAATAAGTGGGTCAGTGAACCAGAGATTAAATACACTCTTGCCAGAACAACAAATAGAGGGTATAAAAAATGGGAAAACGCTGTATGCCCTATGTGTAATACCAAACAAAGAAATTCACAAGAAAATACAAAAGACATAGATATAGAATGCAATAGATTTTTAAATGGGTTTTACAATTACTCCACAGAGTTTATTGTGTTATTATCAACAATGGAAAACAAAAAAGAGATTTTCGATTTTGATAATATTGAAGAAAATACTCTATTGTCTCAAAAAGAAATCTGTCAATTACACTTTGTAAACAGGCAGTCAATTCTATCAAAGTATGATATTTTTACAAAAAAACATACAGAGTTTTATCCTCAATATGCTTATATCCTAGATGAAAATTTTACAAATGAGCCAAATAGAAGATTAATTTGTTTTCCATATTTAATAAAAGATAGTCAAAAAATATATTTTGCGTTTCAAGATAATCTAAATGCGAAAATATCAGTAAATATTTATGATCTAGAAAAATATTTTATCAACATTGGTACGATAGAGTTATCAAACGACCATAATAAAAAAATACAATTTTTTGAAATATCAAATGATCTTATTCCTGCAAATGAAGGTTTGATATTTGAATTAATTACTGATAATATTCATGCCTTCGAAAATTTTGTTTTTGATAAAATTTATATTGATGAAAATTTTGGTGATTTAGTACTATCAAAAGAAAAAAATACAGAATTTTTTACAAGTCAATATTTGACATACACGTATGACTATAGAAAAAAAGATAGCAGTTTTTTAGTTTTAGACAAAGATGTTTTGGTTTATGATGGAAAAAACAGATGTTTCTTTATGAATTTATCAGATTCATTTGAATTTTTTTGTGTATCAAAAAACACTAGAGAAGAACTAGAAACAATCAAAGAAGAGCTTGTAAAACAAAGAAACACTAGTAGAGAAGAACTAGAAACAATCAAAGAAGAGCTTGTAAAACAAAGAAACACTTTAAAACAGGACTTAAACCATGAAATTGAAGCTTTACACGAGCAACTAAAAAAAATCAATCAAGAAATGTACCAGCTTAAAGTAGGCGTATACACTATATCAAATTCACATGAAAGTTTCGTAAAGAGGGTAAAAAGTCCATTAAGATATTTATTTGGTAGATTAAAAAACAAGTTTTTACCAACAACAAATATCAAAAAATCAAATAAAGACAAGAGCAAACATCTTGTAGTAATCACTCCTGATGTAAAAATAGATAGAAGAACAGTTCAAATGTGCCAAAGCCTCATCAAGACTTATGGGATAAGGTGTACTATCATCGCTGCTCTTGAAGGAAAAGATGATTTTGTCACAGACAAGCTAAAAGTAAAAAGAATAGATCCATACAAAACAGAAAAATATATACTAAAACCTGATGATTGGACTGATGGTACGACTTTAAACCTAAAAGATTTTTATTGGTTACATTTGCATTATCTAAACATGGCACTCAATGAAGAAGCAGATTATATAATGTGTTGCGATTTACCTGTACTACCTGCTGCTGTGTATGCTTCTAAAATCAAAAACGTACCTTTGATTTATGATGCGCATGAACTATATCCAGAACAAGCAATTTTTTCTGAAAAAAAGCGAGAATCTTATACACAAGTAGAATCTCATTTTATAAAATATCCTCATTTAGTAATTACAGTAAATGAAAGTATTGCTATTGAAATGCGGAAAAGATATGGCATAAATAAACCGGAGGTGATACTAAATGCTCTTGATGCATCAAGTACTTTTGATAAAAATAAAAAATATGACTATTTTAGAGAAAAGCTACCTATAAGAAAAGAGCAAAAAATAGTGCTTTTTCAAGGAGGATACTCTCCAAATCGAAATCTTGAACTTTTTGTTAAATCAGCAAAATATATCAAAGATAATAGTATTGTACTAGTACTTATGGGCTTTGGCAATTTTGAACAAGTGCTAGAAAACATAGCCAAAGAAGATAAAACGATCAATGAAAAAGTATTTTTCTTTCCAGCCGTTGATCAGTCGGTACTTCTTGAGTACTCAGCTTCAGCAGATGTAGGAATCATACCATATCCACATATAGACCTAAATAGCTTTTACTGTACACCAAATAAACTTTTTGAATTTATACAAGCGGGGCTTCCGATCATAGCGAATGATTCTCCAGAATTAAATAAGTTTGTCCAAACGTATAACATAGGCCACTCATACAAAATCAATGATGAAAAGGATATTGCGCGTATGATAGATAGCTATTTTGAGGAAAATAAAGATTATAAACAAAATCTTTTAACAGCTAGAAATGAAATTTGTTGGACTACAGAAGAGAAAAAATTTATTGCTCTTTTTAAAGAGATACTATGA
- a CDS encoding D-glucuronyl C5-epimerase family protein yields MNRNKLVMLALIIFCTYSIFSYADEKQTILFNQGKILNKVAMQTDVNNAKFITKEGVPYLDIQNVGTVFHPAWTGLYALQYANSESYYPKEVAPNEKLFFHLVKVLEEKLTYLNKNSAVWVYDFDNTYNNVYIKAPWYSSFAQAIGIEVFITAYEKTKDNKYLELAEKVATPLITPIEKNGLMYTKNDDVWFEEIPLKEESTHILNAHLRSLIALDLLYRNNGKKIYKEYFDKGLKTLQKWLPKYDAGYWLKYDLNPNYMKLFRITNPYGFETAELAIDNVSILDKNQNVLLKEDIGDGDDFDTNKSIFLSGIDWKSDYQDGNQTLREIKSSLPVDFKTEFENSNLVSPYTFLNVHFPKNENVFYLKITYKDTKKGNLVLQERTIAPSIKFQDLKNGIFLLKGDNTERSLIVKINESDLGFPVGLSYAWKHYLYLEKLAKLTNNKQIQKWSYIAQAHVHTIDYNTEKIVKNKKLILPQQTPMLPLLSFDNNMVIRQHKPSNKTIFVNGSYDFKSEGGIPVYSPFIVASQALNIPILAITDEKYEKVSKSYFKMYNFVTAENLKDIQKEPAINWLKVSGKSYVDSLVWKFDFQNSYNDVIQKAGWNSAFGQAYVIKAFLENGIYDYALKGANAYKYDISDGGVSSFDKSGNIWFEEVPNKTHILNAHLISQNVLMENLDKLNNKAIKQTTQEGLLSLKKYINDFDTGYWSKYDQNPKKELLFQLDWISGNQSPLISDICLISSVSHQKTCLDIGSVNDANGTDKVTGIDWSMPSVIDGKTVRSFQNGYEARTEAVDGGAIQNSFIWMSLPDRKLSDLWDITPYYLIIHYKDISSGQFVVKLQSMQEGDALEFVPLYGSNLITKGDHQWKDYIVPVRSNDLGWFLGVDYHKYHIVQMNDIVKKTDDVVLKQVAKRWQYYLEEYDNNQSVIIEPKKEFDEEYKNFEVDSNVKFYPGYGLDNAIDGNVNDNYVASLENLPMPHEIILDLKEKKFVDKIQLVWESQKNYASKFDVDAYENQELVMQQSVSNNKSDSEIRINKKVTKIVIRVRQYNGQQRLLMRAIKILTNR; encoded by the coding sequence ATGAATAGAAATAAATTAGTAATGTTGGCATTAATAATATTTTGTACATATAGTATTTTTTCTTATGCAGATGAAAAACAAACAATACTTTTTAACCAAGGAAAAATTTTAAACAAAGTTGCTATGCAAACAGATGTAAATAATGCAAAATTTATTACCAAAGAGGGTGTTCCGTATCTTGATATACAAAATGTAGGGACAGTGTTTCATCCGGCATGGACAGGACTGTATGCATTGCAATATGCAAATAGTGAGAGTTACTATCCAAAAGAGGTAGCGCCAAATGAAAAGCTATTTTTTCATCTTGTAAAAGTGTTGGAAGAAAAGCTGACATATTTGAATAAAAATAGCGCTGTATGGGTATATGACTTTGACAATACGTATAATAACGTCTATATAAAAGCTCCTTGGTATAGTTCTTTCGCACAAGCGATTGGTATAGAAGTTTTTATAACGGCGTATGAAAAAACAAAAGACAATAAGTACTTAGAACTAGCGGAAAAGGTAGCTACACCACTTATAACACCTATTGAAAAAAATGGTTTAATGTATACTAAAAACGACGATGTATGGTTTGAAGAGATACCTTTGAAAGAAGAATCAACACATATCTTAAATGCACACCTAAGAAGCTTGATAGCATTAGATTTATTGTATAGAAACAATGGTAAAAAAATCTATAAAGAGTATTTTGACAAAGGGTTAAAAACCCTCCAAAAATGGCTTCCAAAATATGATGCAGGGTATTGGCTAAAGTATGACCTAAATCCAAACTATATGAAATTGTTTCGCATCACAAACCCTTATGGATTTGAAACAGCAGAATTAGCAATAGATAACGTATCTATTCTTGATAAAAATCAAAATGTATTGTTGAAAGAAGATATTGGAGATGGAGATGATTTCGATACAAATAAATCGATATTTTTAAGTGGGATAGATTGGAAAAGTGACTATCAAGATGGCAATCAAACACTTAGAGAGATAAAATCATCATTGCCCGTTGATTTTAAAACAGAATTTGAAAATTCAAATCTTGTGAGTCCCTATACGTTTTTAAATGTGCACTTCCCAAAAAATGAAAATGTTTTTTATTTGAAAATTACTTACAAAGATACTAAAAAGGGCAATCTTGTTTTACAAGAAAGAACCATTGCACCGAGTATTAAATTTCAAGATCTGAAAAATGGTATTTTTTTACTTAAAGGTGATAATACGGAACGAAGTCTTATCGTGAAAATCAATGAATCAGACTTAGGCTTCCCAGTAGGATTAAGTTATGCCTGGAAGCATTATCTTTATTTAGAAAAATTGGCAAAATTAACCAATAATAAGCAAATTCAAAAATGGTCATATATTGCACAAGCACATGTTCATACGATTGACTACAATACAGAAAAAATTGTTAAAAATAAAAAATTAATTTTACCGCAACAAACACCAATGTTACCATTATTATCTTTTGATAATAATATGGTTATTAGACAACATAAGCCTTCTAATAAAACAATTTTTGTAAATGGCTCATATGATTTTAAAAGTGAAGGTGGAATACCAGTCTATTCTCCGTTTATAGTAGCTTCACAAGCGCTAAATATTCCCATTTTAGCTATTACGGATGAGAAGTATGAAAAAGTTTCAAAATCTTATTTTAAGATGTATAACTTTGTAACAGCAGAAAATTTGAAAGATATACAAAAAGAGCCTGCAATCAATTGGTTAAAAGTTAGTGGAAAGTCTTATGTTGACTCTCTCGTTTGGAAGTTTGATTTTCAAAATTCTTATAATGATGTTATTCAAAAAGCAGGATGGAATTCTGCTTTTGGGCAAGCCTACGTTATAAAAGCGTTTCTTGAAAATGGTATTTATGATTATGCGCTTAAAGGTGCAAATGCATATAAATACGATATCTCAGATGGCGGAGTTTCTTCTTTTGATAAAAGTGGTAATATCTGGTTTGAAGAAGTTCCAAATAAAACACATATTTTAAATGCGCATCTTATTAGTCAAAATGTACTAATGGAAAATCTTGACAAACTTAATAACAAAGCTATCAAACAAACAACACAAGAGGGCTTGCTTTCATTAAAAAAATATATCAATGATTTTGATACGGGGTATTGGAGCAAATATGACCAAAATCCCAAAAAAGAACTTTTATTTCAATTAGATTGGATTAGTGGCAACCAATCGCCACTCATTAGTGACATTTGTTTAATAAGTAGTGTAAGCCATCAAAAGACATGTTTGGATATAGGTAGCGTCAACGATGCAAATGGTACTGACAAAGTTACCGGGATTGATTGGTCAATGCCATCGGTCATTGATGGGAAAACAGTGAGAAGTTTTCAAAACGGTTATGAAGCAAGAACGGAAGCTGTGGATGGTGGGGCGATCCAGAATAGTTTTATATGGATGAGTTTACCAGATAGAAAGCTTTCGGATTTATGGGACATAACGCCATATTATTTAATAATACACTATAAAGACATATCATCAGGGCAATTCGTTGTTAAATTACAATCTATGCAAGAAGGGGATGCTTTAGAATTTGTACCGCTGTATGGTTCCAATTTAATAACTAAAGGTGACCATCAATGGAAAGATTACATTGTACCGGTAAGGAGTAATGACTTAGGATGGTTTCTCGGTGTCGACTATCATAAATATCATATAGTGCAAATGAATGATATAGTCAAAAAAACTGATGATGTTGTTTTGAAACAAGTCGCGAAACGATGGCAATATTACTTAGAAGAGTATGATAACAATCAAAGTGTTATCATTGAACCTAAAAAAGAATTTGATGAAGAATACAAAAATTTTGAAGTCGATTCAAATGTAAAATTTTATCCTGGATATGGTTTGGACAATGCCATCGATGGGAACGTAAACGATAATTATGTTGCATCACTGGAAAATTTACCTATGCCTCATGAAATTATCCTTGATTTAAAAGAAAAAAAGTTTGTTGATAAAATACAGCTTGTTTGGGAAAGCCAAAAGAATTATGCATCAAAATTTGATGTTGATGCATATGAAAATCAAGAATTAGTTATGCAACAGTCAGTGTCTAATAATAAAAGTGATTCTGAAATTCGTATTAATAAGAAAGTGACTAAAATTGTCATTAGAGTTAGACAATACAATGGTCAACAAAGGCTTTTGATGAGAGCAATAAAAATACTAACAAATAGGTAA
- the asnB gene encoding asparagine synthase (glutamine-hydrolyzing) translates to MCGIIGWKSKKKIDKNIIGAMVNTIAHRGPDGEGFYYSNDKSLCLAHKRLAIIDPENGHQPMKSLDEQLIITFNGAIYNFLELRRELISLGYPIKSYSDTEVLIYAYKQWGEKCLDRLNGMFAFVIHDKSKHILFGARDRLGEKPFYYFYNKKEFVFASEIKAILASGIVKATLNNESLHEYLTFQYYLDNNTLFENIIKLKPGHCFILDEASMNLKVKEYWDVVYTKNVEEHSEDYYIDKLRYLIDDSINLRLRADVPLGSHLSGGIDSSAVAALNALHLGDSLKLETFTGKFVEGLDYDETKYAIEVAQKIKSNYNEIVIKDSDFLDSIEDIIWYMDEPQAGPGVFSQYMVAKYASQKVKVVLGGQGGDETFLGYTRYLIAYYEKMLKRNIEESGEFYQNILNAMTPNLFQMNGYQPMMQDLFAKGLFDEDARRYFRLSDRFSSNESIFSKEFLNTEYDSFGKFNKIFSKYDTSIANKMSYFDTKTFLPSLLHVEDRTSMANALESRLPLLDHRIIEFAATIPAHIKFKDGINKYLLKKIFKNTIPNSILDRKDKKGFPTPTNLWFKTSLNEWVKDLLSDKRTLERGLYEKDELLKLIDGSSKFNRSLWGVINLEVWHRRFID, encoded by the coding sequence ATGTGCGGAATAATAGGGTGGAAGTCCAAGAAAAAAATTGATAAAAATATTATAGGAGCAATGGTAAATACGATAGCTCATAGAGGACCTGATGGAGAAGGGTTTTACTATTCAAATGATAAAAGCTTGTGCTTAGCACATAAAAGGCTTGCGATCATAGATCCGGAAAATGGACATCAGCCAATGAAGAGCTTAGATGAACAGTTAATTATTACTTTTAATGGTGCAATTTATAATTTTCTGGAGTTAAGAAGAGAGCTCATAAGCCTAGGCTACCCTATAAAAAGCTATAGTGATACAGAAGTATTAATATATGCTTATAAACAATGGGGAGAAAAGTGTCTTGATAGATTAAATGGTATGTTTGCTTTTGTGATACATGATAAAAGCAAACATATACTTTTTGGTGCTAGGGATAGGCTTGGAGAAAAACCTTTTTATTATTTTTATAATAAAAAGGAGTTTGTATTCGCTTCTGAAATAAAAGCCATATTAGCTTCAGGTATAGTAAAAGCAACACTGAATAATGAAAGCTTACATGAATATCTTACATTTCAATACTATCTTGACAATAACACTTTATTTGAAAATATCATCAAGCTAAAGCCAGGACATTGTTTTATTCTAGATGAAGCATCTATGAATTTAAAAGTAAAAGAGTATTGGGATGTAGTCTATACAAAAAATGTAGAAGAACATAGTGAAGATTATTATATTGATAAATTAAGATATTTGATAGATGATTCCATAAATCTAAGACTAAGAGCTGATGTTCCTCTTGGAAGTCACTTAAGTGGAGGAATAGATTCTTCAGCTGTTGCAGCACTAAATGCTTTACATCTTGGTGATAGTTTGAAGCTAGAGACTTTTACAGGAAAATTTGTAGAAGGTTTGGATTATGACGAGACTAAATATGCTATTGAAGTAGCTCAAAAAATCAAAAGTAACTACAATGAAATAGTGATAAAAGATAGTGATTTCTTAGATAGCATTGAAGATATTATCTGGTATATGGATGAACCACAAGCTGGTCCTGGGGTTTTTTCTCAATATATGGTAGCAAAATATGCAAGTCAAAAAGTAAAAGTAGTACTTGGTGGGCAAGGTGGTGATGAGACATTTTTAGGTTATACTAGATACCTAATAGCATATTATGAAAAAATGCTAAAAAGAAATATAGAAGAAAGTGGAGAATTCTATCAAAATATACTCAATGCAATGACTCCAAATCTATTTCAAATGAATGGCTACCAACCTATGATGCAAGATTTATTTGCAAAAGGGCTATTTGACGAAGATGCAAGAAGATATTTTAGGCTAAGTGATAGATTTTCTTCAAATGAATCTATCTTTTCGAAAGAGTTTTTAAATACTGAGTATGATTCATTTGGAAAGTTTAATAAAATATTTTCCAAATATGACACTTCTATTGCAAACAAAATGAGCTATTTCGATACAAAAACATTTTTACCTTCGCTTCTACATGTGGAAGATAGAACAAGTATGGCTAATGCTTTAGAATCCAGATTACCTTTACTTGATCATAGAATTATAGAGTTTGCAGCTACAATACCTGCACATATAAAGTTTAAAGATGGGATAAATAAATATTTACTTAAAAAAATATTTAAAAATACAATTCCAAATAGTATTTTGGATAGAAAAGATAAAAAAGGCTTTCCAACACCTACGAATCTTTGGTTTAAAACTTCTCTTAATGAGTGGGTAAAAGATTTACTTTCAGATAAAAGAACTCTAGAAAGAGGTCTGTATGAAAAAGATGAGTTACTAAAACTAATTGATGGTAGTAGCAAATTCAATCGTTCTTTATGGGGAGTTATAAATTTAGAAGTATGGCACAGGAGGTTTATAGATTGA
- a CDS encoding glycosyltransferase has translation MKQVCMITHDAPHIDRRILLQAKTLIKNGYDVSIIYPFGDANSDFANVGIKYIPIMQQLSVKNGLSFFKKTLRILLPQKMYVKIKELYFKVAKNDFIDYEEELKVKSLEKKYDIYVAHDLPALLIAHYAAKQNGSKLVYDSHEFFTGQIALQGNRKQFFQNLEKKLIYDVDLFFTVNEDIANLFVNEYGIAPPQVLLNSIEENEQISSVNLYKKLGIHESKNIILYQGGFLEDRNLEILVQSAQYLEENNILVMLGYSFLEDKLKKIAKKLNIIHKKVYFMDRVTQKELLNYTAGATIGVIPYPDIDLNTKYCTPNKMFEFITAEVPIVANEKLVTASKILKKLNIGYFISFESPKSIADGLNQSLLEIKNVSFLENIKKAKQKLSWGNQENILIDSYQKL, from the coding sequence ATGAAACAAGTATGTATGATAACTCATGATGCTCCACATATTGATAGAAGAATATTATTGCAAGCAAAAACTTTGATAAAAAATGGTTATGATGTAAGTATAATTTATCCCTTTGGTGATGCGAATAGTGATTTTGCAAATGTAGGTATAAAATATATTCCTATAATGCAGCAATTAAGTGTAAAAAATGGGTTATCTTTTTTCAAAAAAACACTTAGAATACTTTTACCTCAAAAAATGTATGTAAAAATCAAAGAGTTGTATTTTAAAGTTGCAAAAAATGATTTTATAGATTATGAAGAGGAATTAAAAGTAAAATCATTAGAAAAAAAATATGATATATATGTTGCCCACGATTTGCCGGCATTACTCATAGCCCATTATGCAGCAAAGCAAAATGGTTCAAAATTGGTTTATGACTCGCATGAATTTTTTACAGGACAGATTGCCTTACAAGGCAATAGAAAACAATTTTTTCAAAATTTAGAAAAAAAATTAATTTATGATGTAGATTTATTTTTTACCGTCAATGAAGATATAGCAAATTTATTTGTAAATGAATATGGAATTGCACCTCCTCAAGTGCTACTCAACTCTATAGAGGAAAATGAACAGATATCATCTGTAAATCTTTATAAAAAGCTAGGTATACACGAAAGTAAAAATATTATTCTATACCAAGGTGGTTTTTTAGAGGATAGAAACTTAGAAATATTAGTTCAGAGTGCACAATATCTAGAAGAAAATAATATTTTAGTGATGCTTGGATATTCATTTTTAGAAGACAAACTTAAAAAAATTGCAAAAAAACTCAATATTATTCATAAAAAAGTTTATTTCATGGATAGAGTGACACAAAAAGAATTATTAAACTATACAGCAGGAGCAACTATAGGAGTTATTCCCTATCCAGACATAGATTTAAATACAAAGTATTGTACACCTAATAAAATGTTTGAATTTATAACTGCAGAAGTTCCTATAGTTGCAAATGAAAAATTAGTGACTGCTTCTAAAATATTAAAAAAATTAAACATTGGATATTTTATATCTTTTGAATCACCAAAAAGTATAGCAGATGGTTTAAATCAGAGTTTATTAGAAATAAAAAATGTTTCTTTCTTGGAAAATATTAAAAAAGCGAAACAGAAATTATCTTGGGGAAATCAGGAAAATATTCTTATAGATAGTTATCAAAAATTATAA
- a CDS encoding glycosyltransferase family 4 protein, which produces MKILIDGRVLTHSKITGVENHAINLIEKLKSIADIYVAIPKYQNKYYTHFWEHVVLPLKAIKYDLLFCPSNIAPFYLSKKVKLIVTLHDLSYKDFSQMYSKAFRRYYEFVIPRVLQRAEHVLTISKFSYERIIREYPFVQDKIDFIYHGKNEIFTFEPSIQKEDYILYVGSLNDTKNFSFVIKAFDKLNSKKYYLKMIMPISSNFEINKEKKQLLEHAKKNSKIEIVDYLPQEKLVEIYQKAKLFIFPSYHESFGFPVLEAMACGTSVVCSGTSSLPEVGGDAVVYCDPYDINDIKNKIESVLNDENMQQEMIKKGLERAKMFTWDKSAKEYLEVLKKLDHKEIYNF; this is translated from the coding sequence ATGAAAATCTTAATTGACGGAAGAGTTTTAACTCATTCTAAAATAACCGGGGTAGAAAATCATGCTATAAATTTGATAGAGAAGTTAAAAAGTATAGCTGATATTTACGTGGCAATACCGAAGTATCAAAATAAATATTATACACACTTTTGGGAACATGTGGTATTACCTCTAAAAGCAATTAAATACGATTTATTATTTTGTCCATCAAATATCGCACCGTTCTATTTGTCGAAAAAAGTTAAGCTTATTGTAACCTTGCATGATTTATCTTATAAAGATTTTTCACAGATGTATTCTAAAGCATTTAGAAGGTATTATGAGTTTGTGATACCTAGGGTATTGCAAAGGGCAGAACACGTATTGACTATTTCAAAGTTTAGCTATGAGCGTATTATAAGAGAATATCCATTTGTTCAAGATAAGATAGATTTTATATATCATGGTAAAAATGAGATATTTACCTTTGAACCTTCAATACAAAAAGAGGACTATATACTATATGTAGGCTCCCTCAATGATACCAAAAACTTTTCATTTGTGATTAAAGCATTTGATAAATTAAATTCTAAAAAGTATTACTTAAAAATGATAATGCCAATTTCTTCAAATTTTGAGATAAATAAAGAAAAAAAACAGTTATTAGAACATGCAAAAAAAAATTCAAAGATAGAGATAGTGGACTATTTGCCTCAAGAAAAACTTGTAGAAATATATCAAAAAGCAAAGTTGTTTATTTTCCCATCTTATCATGAGAGCTTTGGATTTCCTGTGCTTGAAGCCATGGCATGTGGTACGTCAGTAGTGTGCAGTGGCACAAGTTCTTTGCCTGAAGTGGGCGGTGACGCAGTAGTCTACTGTGATCCTTATGATATAAATGATATAAAAAATAAAATAGAATCCGTCTTGAACGATGAAAATATGCAGCAAGAGATGATAAAAAAAGGACTAGAAAGAGCAAAAATGTTTACCTGGGATAAATCGGCTAAGGAATATTTGGAAGTTTTAAAGAAGTTAGACCATAAAGAAATTTATAATTTCTGA